In Monomorium pharaonis isolate MP-MQ-018 chromosome 3, ASM1337386v2, whole genome shotgun sequence, a genomic segment contains:
- the LOC105828990 gene encoding uncharacterized protein LOC105828990: MYICILCQKFRYCLKKIAIVDVTLERLGTTINNRQLCTKTVWLVLGWFALVVLINCVHALHVQYTYHYNILTGICISIMINFCSHINFIDDLTIASILGYIGLKFDQINIHIQNLPSNNKQAIKQAWDNILLNSPQCTHSKTLCSKRVIWIVMHLHLELCKLSREISSIFGIQMTIKMGLYFGFMAINLSELFNVIFIKNYVTSHSTKLQTIGYICIQITWFFHNVLKLFFINYVYEKISTKANATKIFVTRILYSTCDVEINKHLTQLLLQITQSPLKIYGLGLFQFGYEFLYGFITSFTTVLVILIQAHTDK, translated from the exons atgtacatatgcatTTTGTGCCAGAAATTTAGATACTGTTTGAAGAAAATTGCTATTGTGGACGTCACGTTAGAAAGATTGGGAACAACGATAAATAATCGACAGCTATGTACAAAAACAGTATGGCTTGTCTTAGGATGGTTTGCGTTagttgtattaataaattgtgtgCATGCCCTACATGTACAATATACTTatcattataacattttaaccGGTATCTGTATTTCTATTATGATAAACTTTTGTTCTCATATTAATTTCATCGACGATTTGACTATTGCAAGTATTCTTGG atatataggATTAAAGTTCGAccaaattaatatacatattcaaaatttaccTAGCAATAATAAGCAAGCAATAAAGCAAGCTTGGGATAATATCTTGTTGAATTCACCCCAATGCACACATTCAAAAACTCTTTGCAGTAAACGAGTAATATGGattgtaat GCATCTTCATTtagaattatgtaaattatctCGTGAAATAAGTTCAATATTCGGAATACAAATGACTATCAAAATGGGATTATATTTTGGTTTTATGGCGATAAACCTGTCTGAACttttcaatgtaatatttattaagaattatgtTACAAGTCACAGCACTAAATTACAAACCATTGGATATATTTGTATTCAAATAACTTGGTTTTttcataatgttttaaaacttttttttattaattacgtatatgaaaaaattagcACAAAG gcaaatgcaacaaaaatatttgtgacaagaatattatattctacatGCGACGTCGAAATCAATAAACAT TTAACACAATTATTGCTACAAATAACTCAATCGCCACTTAAAATTTACGGACTTGGTTTATTTCAATTTGGCTACGAATTTCTTTACGGg ttCATAACTTCTTTTACCACagttttagttatattaatacaGGCGCATAcagataaataa